One part of the Merismopedia glauca CCAP 1448/3 genome encodes these proteins:
- a CDS encoding sugar kinase: MTDLEPKYGLFVGLITWDLIYLATSVPTSNQKIVASNYTVGSGGPATNAAICFNHLGNRTKLVAIVGNHPISQLIQAELTSYGIELLDLAGDSTQPPPISSIIVTQGTGERAVISINAIKNQISPQSLPEGILEGVNIILLDGHQMELAQYLASLAQKRNIPVVIDGGSWKPGWEKVLPYVDYAICSANFLPPGCRSQEEVFGYLTDAGVTHIAITNGENPIRYESFSDCRVVLVPQIQAVDTLGAGDIFHGAFCHYILQTSFPEALAAAAQVAANSCQFFGTKLWMDS, encoded by the coding sequence ATGACTGATCTTGAACCAAAGTATGGGCTATTCGTGGGTTTGATAACTTGGGATTTGATTTACCTAGCCACATCTGTACCCACTAGTAACCAAAAAATTGTTGCTTCCAATTATACGGTGGGATCTGGTGGTCCCGCGACTAATGCCGCTATCTGTTTCAATCACTTAGGGAATCGGACTAAACTGGTTGCAATTGTAGGTAACCACCCTATTTCTCAATTGATTCAAGCTGAGTTGACAAGTTATGGGATAGAGCTACTAGATTTGGCAGGCGATTCCACACAACCCCCACCCATTTCTTCGATTATCGTCACCCAAGGCACCGGAGAACGGGCTGTCATCTCGATTAATGCCATAAAAAACCAAATTAGCCCCCAAAGCCTCCCTGAAGGGATTTTAGAGGGAGTAAACATAATTTTGCTAGACGGGCATCAGATGGAATTAGCTCAATATTTAGCATCTTTAGCCCAAAAGCGTAATATTCCAGTAGTTATAGATGGTGGTAGTTGGAAGCCAGGTTGGGAGAAAGTTCTCCCTTATGTAGATTACGCTATCTGTTCAGCTAATTTTTTACCTCCAGGTTGTCGCAGTCAAGAGGAAGTATTTGGCTACCTAACTGATGCTGGAGTGACTCATATAGCCATCACCAATGGAGAAAACCCAATTCGATACGAAAGCTTTTCGGATTGCAGAGTAGTTTTAGTACCCCAAATACAAGCAGTTGATACTCTAGGTGCAGGAGATATCTTCCACGGGGCTTTTTGCCACTATATCCTACAAACTAGTTTCCCAGAAGCTTTAGCGGCTGCGGCTCAAGTTGCAGCTAATTCCTGTCAGTTTTTCGGTACTAAATTGTGGATGGATAGCTAA
- a CDS encoding phycocyanobilin:ferredoxin oxidoreductase — protein sequence MSVTSKPSIRDKQYPAIRQLADCIESTWQKYLQLEPYNLPSELGYVEGKLEGEKLTIENRCYQTREFRKLHLELAKVGELLDILHCVMFPRQEFALPMFGTDLVGGRGQISAAIVDLSPITPDFSLPDSYRQALSALPAATFSQPRDLPGWGDIFSEFCLFIRPTNLGEEQLFISRVQAFLEVHCQEAIAAQPVSLEEKALVVAGQQYYCTKQQQNDKTRRVLEKAFGNDWAEHYMNNVLFDFVKKDEV from the coding sequence ATGTCCGTTACATCCAAGCCTTCAATTAGAGACAAACAATACCCTGCAATTCGCCAGTTAGCTGATTGTATCGAATCAACTTGGCAAAAATACCTGCAATTAGAACCATATAACTTACCCAGCGAACTAGGTTATGTGGAAGGAAAGTTGGAAGGAGAAAAGTTGACGATTGAAAATCGTTGCTATCAAACGCGGGAATTTCGGAAACTTCATTTAGAATTGGCTAAAGTAGGGGAATTACTGGATATTTTGCATTGTGTGATGTTTCCTCGCCAAGAATTTGCTCTGCCGATGTTTGGGACAGATTTAGTGGGGGGGAGAGGACAAATTAGTGCAGCCATAGTCGATTTATCGCCTATTACCCCAGATTTTAGTTTGCCAGATAGTTATCGTCAAGCTTTATCAGCGCTACCAGCAGCTACTTTTTCTCAACCCCGCGATTTACCTGGTTGGGGAGATATCTTTTCAGAGTTTTGTTTATTTATACGCCCAACTAATTTGGGAGAGGAACAGTTATTTATTTCTAGGGTGCAAGCTTTTCTAGAAGTACACTGTCAAGAAGCGATCGCGGCTCAACCAGTTTCTTTAGAAGAAAAAGCTTTGGTAGTTGCTGGACAACAATACTATTGCACTAAACAGCAGCAAAATGATAAAACTAGGCGAGTATTAGAAAAAGCTTTTGGCAATGATTGGGCTGAACATTACATGAATAATGTCCTGTTTGACTTTGTTAAGAAAGATGAAGTGTAA
- a CDS encoding HlyD family efflux transporter periplasmic adaptor subunit — translation MGEDRLQDGHQPRLVKLKEISSRIPKLPTAVVVGGTIAILGLTVYAFNQIKQASQPQPTETPIVTPVETAVSAIGRLEPEGEVITVAAPTSVQESKLARLLVEEGDTVSAGQLIAVLDNTDKLSAALDKAQADVKIAEADYADAQIGGKPGDIAAQEAKVASSRVELRGQTGIDLATINRLEAQLAGEDRSQRAGIARLQAELTGDNTSQSAAIARLQAELVGESKAQSARINSLLAQLSGEKKTKTATLARLKAELAGESKSQQATIDRLQNEITGEAQAQQATIERIKAQVSNAEVEVRRYRNLYREGAISASRLDSKELEFKTFQEQLAEATANRRKTITSLEKQVQETQANRSKTITTLEQQIQETEANRNQNITSLEQQIQEALANRNKTLASLEQQIKETSANRSKSNNTIAKQIEEAQANRDRTISTLQQEINEAQANRRKNTGTLQQDIQGNQGTLDAIRNPRATDVQIARAKLQSAIANYKQSKADLDAAYVRSPINGRVFKINTRAGEKVNERTGESSNDDGIVQIGQTERMVVTAEVYESDIEKVKLGQKATIVSDGKAFIGELTGKVSQIGLEIGKKDVLSTDPAADVDARVVEVKIALSEADSQKVAGLTNSKVVVKILL, via the coding sequence ATGGGAGAAGATCGGTTGCAGGATGGGCATCAACCCAGACTAGTCAAGTTGAAAGAAATCTCCTCAAGGATTCCTAAATTACCCACAGCCGTGGTAGTGGGTGGAACTATAGCGATTTTAGGATTGACAGTCTATGCGTTTAACCAAATTAAGCAAGCTAGTCAGCCTCAACCGACAGAAACACCAATTGTCACCCCTGTAGAAACAGCAGTTTCAGCCATTGGGAGACTGGAACCAGAAGGAGAGGTAATTACTGTTGCGGCTCCTACTTCTGTGCAAGAATCTAAGTTAGCCCGCTTGTTAGTGGAAGAGGGAGATACAGTCAGTGCTGGACAACTGATTGCCGTATTAGATAATACTGATAAGTTATCGGCGGCTTTAGATAAAGCTCAAGCCGATGTGAAAATTGCCGAAGCTGATTATGCTGATGCTCAAATTGGTGGTAAACCTGGAGATATTGCGGCTCAAGAAGCTAAAGTAGCCAGTAGCAGAGTAGAGTTAAGGGGACAAACAGGCATCGATTTAGCCACAATCAACCGTTTAGAGGCTCAATTAGCTGGAGAAGATCGCTCTCAAAGAGCAGGTATAGCTAGATTACAAGCAGAACTCACTGGAGATAATACCTCTCAAAGCGCCGCGATCGCCAGACTCCAAGCTGAGTTAGTGGGTGAAAGTAAAGCTCAATCCGCTAGAATTAACAGTCTCTTAGCTCAACTATCTGGAGAAAAGAAGACTAAAACCGCTACTTTAGCTAGATTAAAAGCCGAATTAGCTGGAGAGAGCAAAAGTCAGCAAGCTACCATAGATCGCCTCCAAAATGAAATCACAGGAGAAGCTCAGGCTCAGCAAGCTACAATTGAACGAATTAAAGCCCAGGTAAGCAATGCTGAGGTAGAAGTTCGTCGCTACCGCAATTTGTATCGAGAAGGTGCGATTTCTGCTTCTAGACTCGATAGCAAGGAACTAGAATTTAAAACTTTCCAAGAACAACTGGCTGAAGCCACCGCTAACCGTAGAAAAACGATTACTAGTTTAGAAAAGCAGGTTCAAGAAACTCAAGCTAATCGCAGTAAAACAATTACGACTCTAGAACAGCAAATTCAAGAAACGGAGGCGAATCGCAATCAGAACATCACCAGTTTAGAGCAACAAATTCAAGAAGCCTTAGCCAATCGCAATAAAACCTTAGCTAGCTTAGAGCAACAAATCAAAGAAACTAGCGCCAACCGCAGTAAAAGCAACAATACTATAGCTAAGCAAATTGAAGAAGCTCAAGCCAATCGCGATCGCACCATTAGTACTCTACAACAAGAAATTAACGAAGCTCAAGCTAATCGACGCAAAAATACAGGTACGTTACAGCAGGATATTCAAGGTAATCAAGGAACTTTAGATGCGATTAGAAATCCCAGAGCTACTGACGTACAAATTGCTAGAGCCAAACTGCAAAGCGCTATCGCTAATTATAAACAAAGCAAAGCCGATTTAGATGCAGCCTACGTGCGATCGCCCATCAATGGACGAGTTTTCAAAATTAACACTCGTGCTGGTGAAAAAGTGAATGAACGCACTGGTGAAAGCAGTAATGATGATGGCATTGTCCAAATTGGACAAACAGAACGTATGGTAGTCACCGCAGAAGTATACGAGAGCGACATTGAAAAAGTCAAACTAGGTCAAAAAGCTACAATTGTCAGCGATGGCAAAGCATTTATTGGAGAATTGACGGGTAAAGTTAGCCAAATTGGTTTAGAAATTGGCAAAAAAGATGTTCTTAGCACCGATCCAGCCGCCGATGTCGATGCACGGGTTGTAGAAGTTAAAATTGCTCTTTCTGAAGCAGATAGTCAAAAGGTAGCCGGATTAACTAACTCCAAAGTTGTCGTCAAAATATTGCTCTAA